In Myotis daubentonii chromosome 10, mMyoDau2.1, whole genome shotgun sequence, one genomic interval encodes:
- the IRF5 gene encoding interferon regulatory factor 5 isoform X2 has translation MNQPALGLAPPPRRVRLKPWLVAQVNSCQYPGLQWVNGERKFFSIPWRHATRHGPSQDGDNTIFKAWAKETGKYTEGVDEADPAKWKANLRCALNKSRDFRLIYDGPRDMPPQPYKIYEVCSNGPTPTESQPTEDYICGPGEEEDEEEEELQRMLPSLSLTEAVQPGPAAAPYPLPKEEAKWPPTLQPPVVLGPPAPDPSHLGPAPADSAAFGDLLPEVPPSLPPGPLAASLPPAGEQLLPDLLISPHMLPLTDLEIKFQYRGRPPRALTISNPHGCRLFYSQLQPTQDQVELFGPVSLEQVRFPSPEDIPSDKQRFYTNQLLDFLDRGLILQLQGQDLYAIRLCQCKVFWSGPCASAHGSHPNPIQREVRTKLFSLEHFLNELIMFQKGQTNTPPPFEIFFCFGEEWPDRKPREKKLITVQVVPVAARLLLEMFSGELSWSADSIRLQISNPDLKDHMVEQFKELHHIWQSQQQLQPVAQAPPAGHEPWPMHPVGMQ, from the exons ATGAACCAGCCTGCCCTGGGGCTCGCCCCTCCGCCCCGCCGCGTGCGgctgaagccctggctggtggcccaGGTGAACAGCTGCCAGTACCCAGGGCTCCAATGGGTCAATGGCGAAAGGAAATTCTTCTCCATCCCCTGGCGCCATGCCACTAGGCACGGCCCCAGCCAGGACGGAGATAACACCATCTTCAAG GCCTGGGCCAAGGAGACGGGGAAGTACACGGAGGGGGTGGACGAGGCTGACCCGGCCAAGTGGAAGGCCAACCTGCGCTGTGCCCTTAACAAGAGCCGTGACTTCCGCCTCATCTATGACGGGCCCCGGGACATGCCACCTCAGCCCTACAAGATCTACGAGGTCTGCTCCAACGGCCCCACTCCCACAG AGTCACAGCCCACTGAGGATTACATTTGTGGCCCCggagaggaggaggatgaggaagaggaagag CTCCAGAGGATGTTACCAAGCCTGAGCCTCACAG aaGCAGTGCAGCCTGGCCCCGCGGCGGCACCCTATCCTTTACCCAAAGAAGAGGCTAAGTGGCCACCCACTCTCCAGCCACCTGTGGTGCTGGGCCCCCCTGCTCCAGACCCCAgccacctgggccctgcccctgctgaCTCCGCTGCCTTTGGAGACCTTCTCCCAGAGGTCCCGCCCAGCCTGCCGCCTgggcccctggctgccagcctgccGCCCGCAGGCGAACAACTCCTGCCCGACCTGCTGATCAGTCCCCACATGCTGCCTC TTACCGACCTGGAGATCAAGTTCCAGTACCGGGGGCGGCCGCCCCGTGCCCTCACCATCAGCAACCCACACGGCTGCCGGCTCTTCTACAGCCAGCTGCAGCCCACCCAGGACCAGGTGGAGCTCTTTGGCCctgtgagcctggagcaagtgcGCTTCCCCAGCCCCGAGGACATCCCCAGCGACAAGCAGCGCTTCTACACGAACCAGCTGCTGGATTTCCTGGACCGCGGGCTCATCCTCCAGCTGCAAGGCCAGGACCTGTATGCCATCCGCCTGTGCCAATGCAAGGTGTTCTGGAGTGGGCCCTGCGCCTCGGCCCACGGCTCGCACCCCAACCCCATCCAGCGGGAGGTCAGGACCAAGCTCTTCAgcctggagcattttctcaacg AGCTCATCATGTTCCAGAAGGGTCAGACCAACACCCCACCACCATTTGAGATCTTCTTCTGCTTTGGGGAGGAGTGGCCGGACCGCAAACCCCGAGAGAAGAAGCTCATCACTGTACAG GTGGTGCCCGTCGCGGCTAGGTTGTTGCTGGAGATGTTCTCAGGGGAGCTTTCCTGGTCGGCCGATAGCATCCGGCTACAGATCTCCAACCCAGACCTCAAAGACCACATGGTGGAGCAGTTCAAGGAGCTCCATCACATCTGGCAGtcccagcagcagctgcagcctgtggcccaggcccctcctgcgGGCCACGAGCCCTGGCCAATGCACCCGGTTGGCATGCAGTGA
- the IRF5 gene encoding interferon regulatory factor 5 isoform X1 — MDGPGSDPFAMNQPALGLAPPPRRVRLKPWLVAQVNSCQYPGLQWVNGERKFFSIPWRHATRHGPSQDGDNTIFKAWAKETGKYTEGVDEADPAKWKANLRCALNKSRDFRLIYDGPRDMPPQPYKIYEVCSNGPTPTESQPTEDYICGPGEEEDEEEEELQRMLPSLSLTEAVQPGPAAAPYPLPKEEAKWPPTLQPPVVLGPPAPDPSHLGPAPADSAAFGDLLPEVPPSLPPGPLAASLPPAGEQLLPDLLISPHMLPLTDLEIKFQYRGRPPRALTISNPHGCRLFYSQLQPTQDQVELFGPVSLEQVRFPSPEDIPSDKQRFYTNQLLDFLDRGLILQLQGQDLYAIRLCQCKVFWSGPCASAHGSHPNPIQREVRTKLFSLEHFLNELIMFQKGQTNTPPPFEIFFCFGEEWPDRKPREKKLITVQVVPVAARLLLEMFSGELSWSADSIRLQISNPDLKDHMVEQFKELHHIWQSQQQLQPVAQAPPAGHEPWPMHPVGMQ; from the exons ACCCCTTTGCCATGAACCAGCCTGCCCTGGGGCTCGCCCCTCCGCCCCGCCGCGTGCGgctgaagccctggctggtggcccaGGTGAACAGCTGCCAGTACCCAGGGCTCCAATGGGTCAATGGCGAAAGGAAATTCTTCTCCATCCCCTGGCGCCATGCCACTAGGCACGGCCCCAGCCAGGACGGAGATAACACCATCTTCAAG GCCTGGGCCAAGGAGACGGGGAAGTACACGGAGGGGGTGGACGAGGCTGACCCGGCCAAGTGGAAGGCCAACCTGCGCTGTGCCCTTAACAAGAGCCGTGACTTCCGCCTCATCTATGACGGGCCCCGGGACATGCCACCTCAGCCCTACAAGATCTACGAGGTCTGCTCCAACGGCCCCACTCCCACAG AGTCACAGCCCACTGAGGATTACATTTGTGGCCCCggagaggaggaggatgaggaagaggaagag CTCCAGAGGATGTTACCAAGCCTGAGCCTCACAG aaGCAGTGCAGCCTGGCCCCGCGGCGGCACCCTATCCTTTACCCAAAGAAGAGGCTAAGTGGCCACCCACTCTCCAGCCACCTGTGGTGCTGGGCCCCCCTGCTCCAGACCCCAgccacctgggccctgcccctgctgaCTCCGCTGCCTTTGGAGACCTTCTCCCAGAGGTCCCGCCCAGCCTGCCGCCTgggcccctggctgccagcctgccGCCCGCAGGCGAACAACTCCTGCCCGACCTGCTGATCAGTCCCCACATGCTGCCTC TTACCGACCTGGAGATCAAGTTCCAGTACCGGGGGCGGCCGCCCCGTGCCCTCACCATCAGCAACCCACACGGCTGCCGGCTCTTCTACAGCCAGCTGCAGCCCACCCAGGACCAGGTGGAGCTCTTTGGCCctgtgagcctggagcaagtgcGCTTCCCCAGCCCCGAGGACATCCCCAGCGACAAGCAGCGCTTCTACACGAACCAGCTGCTGGATTTCCTGGACCGCGGGCTCATCCTCCAGCTGCAAGGCCAGGACCTGTATGCCATCCGCCTGTGCCAATGCAAGGTGTTCTGGAGTGGGCCCTGCGCCTCGGCCCACGGCTCGCACCCCAACCCCATCCAGCGGGAGGTCAGGACCAAGCTCTTCAgcctggagcattttctcaacg AGCTCATCATGTTCCAGAAGGGTCAGACCAACACCCCACCACCATTTGAGATCTTCTTCTGCTTTGGGGAGGAGTGGCCGGACCGCAAACCCCGAGAGAAGAAGCTCATCACTGTACAG GTGGTGCCCGTCGCGGCTAGGTTGTTGCTGGAGATGTTCTCAGGGGAGCTTTCCTGGTCGGCCGATAGCATCCGGCTACAGATCTCCAACCCAGACCTCAAAGACCACATGGTGGAGCAGTTCAAGGAGCTCCATCACATCTGGCAGtcccagcagcagctgcagcctgtggcccaggcccctcctgcgGGCCACGAGCCCTGGCCAATGCACCCGGTTGGCATGCAGTGA